In [Clostridium] cellulosi, one genomic interval encodes:
- a CDS encoding putative membrane protein (Hypothetical protein), translated as MLRFRKESGQSMVEFALVLPIFLMILFAIIDFSWIGYQYICFDYSYREASWELSIDNDQVDKERYINGNDAAKLIIKNVKNSALGIITDNLTVSNAKIHLWSNKKTDHYPGAGSRYEDKTNYWRYMELTANLKYKIYPITPLGKIFIKDALVYTKKVNKTRLLQTKSV; from the coding sequence ATGCTGAGATTTAGAAAAGAATCCGGTCAGTCTATGGTTGAATTTGCGCTCGTACTGCCAATCTTCCTTATGATACTTTTTGCAATTATAGACTTCTCTTGGATTGGCTATCAATACATATGCTTTGATTACAGCTACAGAGAGGCAAGCTGGGAACTTTCAATAGATAATGATCAAGTCGATAAAGAACGTTATATAAATGGGAACGATGCAGCTAAATTAATTATAAAGAATGTAAAAAATTCTGCTTTGGGCATAATTACAGATAATCTTACCGTCTCCAACGCGAAAATTCATCTTTGGAGCAATAAAAAAACAGATCATTATCCGGGGGCGGGTTCTAGATATGAAGATAAAACGAACTATTGGAGGTATATGGAACTAACTGCAAACCTTAAATATAAGATATACCCAATAACCCCTTTGGGTAAGATTTTTATAAAAGACGCTCTTGTATATACAAAAAAGGTTAATAAAACAAGGTTGCTGCAGACGAAGAGCG
- a CDS encoding putative membrane protein (Hypothetical protein) encodes MSCNKLKRFHAEESGQSLVEFVLVFSVLLILVSMAVDISRIIDAKILLQSAACESVRRITSRDSMTSEVNNTIKNEYDRLDPSKLHVSITAGNTKQRNYIYHARSNFGFVEKNCWFKYFDATVTLNYDVPIITPVGQLILGKSVPLTSKNTRMIVVEGYK; translated from the coding sequence TTGAGCTGTAACAAGCTGAAACGCTTTCATGCTGAAGAAAGCGGTCAATCTTTGGTTGAATTTGTACTTGTGTTCAGCGTGCTTCTGATCCTCGTAAGTATGGCCGTTGATATTTCAAGGATAATAGATGCGAAAATACTGCTGCAGAGTGCGGCCTGCGAAAGTGTAAGACGCATTACCAGTAGGGATTCCATGACTTCGGAAGTGAACAATACGATAAAAAATGAATATGACCGCCTTGACCCTTCAAAATTACATGTAAGCATAACAGCCGGAAACACCAAACAGCGTAATTATATCTACCATGCCAGATCCAATTTCGGTTTTGTAGAAAAAAACTGCTGGTTTAAATATTTCGACGCGACTGTAACCTTAAACTATGATGTACCTATTATAACTCCTGTTGGGCAGCTTATCCTTGGAAAATCAGTGCCGCTTACCTCCAAAAATACGAGGATGATTGTGGTCGAGGGTTATAAATAA
- a CDS encoding hypothetical protein (Family membership) gives MEKLANWFLSEESGQGMVEYALILALIAVVLIGILGAVSGTLQQTFQNIVDKLGAANAAGSNP, from the coding sequence ATGGAAAAATTAGCAAATTGGTTTCTCAGTGAAGAAAGTGGACAGGGCATGGTTGAATATGCCCTGATTCTGGCGTTGATCGCCGTTGTTCTAATTGGTATATTAGGTGCAGTGTCGGGTACTCTGCAACAAACATTCCAGAATATAGTCGATAAACTCGGCGCAGCAAACGCAGCAGGCTCAAACCCGTAA
- a CDS encoding putative membrane protein (Hypothetical protein): protein MEKLALILVTTVAGAGIGFLIPFIVDKIIIYKCGKTGKPLPKYGYSYLGRAIIIVISAALAALCADCVPPIQIIFYVLFATAAIIGTIIDNKLQIIPNELVLALLAVGLIYRLLVSDFKGLLDSLIALLIVFAIFALAAAATKFISKNIGVGAGDMKLAAVAAFIVSLSGMFYFLIGLAVSIGIYCIGGLILKTLTPKSTFPMCGYIMAGFLIALYIPYFVK from the coding sequence TTGGAAAAGTTAGCACTAATTTTGGTGACGACTGTGGCAGGTGCTGGCATAGGATTTCTTATCCCGTTTATTGTCGATAAGATAATCATATACAAATGCGGAAAAACGGGAAAGCCCTTGCCCAAATATGGTTATTCATATCTGGGAAGGGCGATCATCATCGTTATTTCCGCCGCGCTTGCTGCGTTATGTGCTGACTGTGTCCCGCCAATTCAAATAATCTTTTATGTTTTATTTGCAACAGCCGCCATTATCGGTACGATTATCGATAATAAGTTACAGATTATTCCTAACGAGTTAGTGCTCGCACTTTTAGCTGTAGGATTGATTTACAGATTACTTGTGTCCGACTTCAAGGGATTGCTTGACTCATTAATCGCTTTGCTTATCGTATTTGCAATCTTTGCTTTAGCTGCTGCTGCTACGAAATTTATCAGCAAGAACATTGGTGTTGGAGCCGGAGACATGAAATTAGCCGCTGTTGCTGCTTTTATTGTCAGCCTTTCAGGAATGTTTTATTTCCTGATAGGTCTGGCGGTTTCAATAGGAATTTACTGCATAGGCGGATTGATTCTTAAAACACTGACACCTAAAAGCACATTCCCGATGTGCGGATATATTATGGCTGGTTTTTTAATTGCTTTATATATCCCATATTTTGTCAAATAA
- a CDS encoding hypothetical protein (Family membership): protein MNIAVCDDDALDRSRIAELANFYGKEAMVNFKIDTFENGEDLLSAFKKSAYVIVFLDIFLGKSSGVEIGYKIRELSQDCIIIFTTVSPDYMAEGFDIGAAHYLIKPINYEGVQKALNRCKWLFERDEKYFKIMINRRNRYIRLNDVLYFESLDDVVLIHTVHKILKANTTLGNIEKSIGGEPFLKCHKSYIVNMNYIKNILKTDFELENGEKIPIRKNGRKGVIEKFDEYIFKYLRTKKFE, encoded by the coding sequence ATGAATATTGCAGTATGTGATGATGATGCGTTAGACAGATCACGTATAGCGGAATTGGCTAACTTTTATGGAAAGGAGGCAATGGTAAATTTCAAGATTGACACATTTGAAAACGGTGAGGATTTGCTTTCTGCCTTTAAAAAGTCCGCTTATGTAATCGTTTTTTTGGATATTTTTCTGGGCAAGTCCTCAGGGGTGGAGATCGGCTATAAGATACGAGAACTGAGTCAAGATTGCATTATCATATTTACGACTGTAAGCCCTGATTATATGGCTGAAGGTTTTGATATTGGTGCAGCTCACTACCTTATAAAGCCTATTAACTATGAAGGCGTGCAAAAAGCATTAAACCGTTGCAAATGGTTATTTGAGCGTGATGAGAAGTATTTTAAGATAATGATAAACCGCCGTAACAGATACATACGTCTTAATGATGTTCTATACTTTGAGTCGCTGGATGATGTAGTGCTTATTCATACAGTCCATAAAATTCTTAAGGCGAATACGACTTTGGGAAATATAGAAAAGTCGATCGGTGGTGAGCCCTTTCTGAAATGTCACAAAAGCTATATTGTAAATATGAACTATATAAAGAATATTCTCAAAACTGATTTTGAACTTGAAAACGGTGAAAAGATTCCTATTCGAAAAAATGGTCGAAAAGGAGTGATTGAAAAATTTGACGAGTATATTTTTAAATATCTTAGGACAAAAAAATTTGAGTAG
- a CDS encoding hypothetical protein (Family membership): protein MTSIFLNILGQKNLSSSFIYPDKNGINIVLYLILSSLLFIKKFRISFKKVILIYVFAVSAEFAVNLFFSDLPYYVENLIACGFIIIYFVAGLLMIETVWSKLLYVFLITLNYKALINAVKKIVFNSVPEGQIGNQIVISIIGLFLSLAIYILIIKKLKFQIEFWKSEICNISMALFLLFFLFFSSVSGTGFVNQADRIKCALLIIIIALIQAVACYLIDRLLIKDNETELLKQQLRMLNVKISEQEELFKDFENSIKEIKETKHNLRHQLLLIKEYIDTDDKEHLLEYLDKIQYPLSKNIGPALCKNRTANAVISHYVKIAQEESIEVSLNLQLPEVMNICDEDLCVIFGNCLENAVEACRRMKSGQRYIHLSALYKGNFLAITLDNSFDGKIIKKDNTFFSRKREHEEGIGISTIRSVVRKYNGMAEFKYSQNQFETSIFLNCQSNQHSQMTICRTQNTYS from the coding sequence TTGACGAGTATATTTTTAAATATCTTAGGACAAAAAAATTTGAGTAGTTCATTTATATATCCAGATAAAAATGGTATTAATATTGTGCTGTACCTTATTCTGTCGAGTTTACTGTTTATTAAAAAATTTAGAATTTCGTTTAAAAAGGTCATATTAATTTATGTATTTGCTGTGTCTGCAGAATTTGCTGTCAACCTGTTTTTCAGCGATTTGCCATACTATGTTGAAAACCTCATTGCCTGCGGATTTATCATTATCTATTTTGTTGCCGGTTTACTTATGATAGAAACCGTCTGGTCAAAGCTGCTATATGTTTTTTTAATTACGTTGAATTATAAAGCACTAATAAACGCAGTGAAAAAAATAGTATTTAACTCGGTCCCGGAAGGCCAAATCGGCAATCAAATTGTCATTTCAATTATAGGCTTGTTTTTATCTTTAGCGATTTATATTTTGATTATAAAAAAATTAAAGTTCCAAATAGAGTTTTGGAAATCAGAAATATGTAATATCTCGATGGCCTTATTTTTATTATTTTTTTTATTTTTTTCGTCTGTATCAGGTACCGGTTTCGTAAATCAGGCAGACAGGATAAAATGTGCACTCTTAATTATAATAATCGCCCTAATTCAGGCGGTAGCCTGCTATTTAATTGACAGACTCTTGATAAAAGATAATGAAACAGAGCTGCTAAAACAGCAACTTAGGATGCTTAATGTAAAAATTTCAGAACAAGAGGAGTTATTCAAAGATTTTGAAAATAGTATCAAAGAAATCAAAGAAACCAAACACAATTTAAGGCACCAACTGTTGCTCATCAAGGAATACATAGACACTGACGACAAAGAGCATTTATTAGAGTATTTGGATAAAATCCAATACCCGCTTTCTAAAAATATTGGACCAGCTTTATGTAAAAACCGGACTGCAAATGCTGTTATTTCACATTATGTAAAGATTGCGCAAGAGGAAAGTATTGAAGTGTCTTTGAACCTGCAATTGCCGGAAGTTATGAATATCTGTGATGAAGATTTATGTGTTATTTTCGGAAACTGCCTTGAAAATGCAGTTGAGGCATGCAGACGGATGAAAAGCGGACAGAGATATATACACCTGTCAGCCTTATATAAGGGCAATTTCCTTGCGATAACTTTGGATAACAGCTTTGACGGTAAAATTATAAAAAAAGATAATACCTTTTTCTCCAGAAAACGTGAGCACGAAGAGGGAATAGGGATATCTACTATCCGTTCGGTTGTCAGAAAATATAATGGTATGGCAGAGTTCAAATATAGCCAAAATCAATTTGAAACCTCAATATTTTTGAATTGCCAATCCAATCAACATTCACAGATGACCATTTGCCGCACCCAGAACACCTATTCATAA
- a CDS encoding hypothetical protein (High confidence in function and specificity), with protein MIKLCVFDLDGTLINSLNDLADATNYALKKSGFSPYPVEKYRYFVGDGVPMLIKRALGDSYSPEMESALLSDFNRYYNEHYADHTAPYEGIKELLSELSKRGILSAVLSNKPDNFVKIIISEIFSDFKFSWIQGKMDGFPKKPDPTALNFIMKSLNVNTDETLYIGDSNIDIFTGKNANVKTCGVLWGFRTKEELEEAGADYIVDSPLAVLDLID; from the coding sequence ATGATAAAACTTTGTGTATTTGATCTTGACGGAACACTTATCAATTCTTTGAACGATTTAGCCGACGCTACGAATTATGCGCTTAAAAAAAGCGGTTTTTCCCCTTATCCCGTCGAAAAGTACCGTTACTTTGTAGGCGACGGGGTGCCGATGCTTATAAAACGCGCTCTCGGCGATAGCTATTCTCCCGAAATGGAATCCGCTTTGCTGAGCGATTTCAACAGGTACTATAACGAACATTACGCGGACCACACCGCACCATATGAGGGTATCAAGGAACTTTTATCCGAGCTTTCAAAGCGCGGCATTTTATCTGCAGTTTTGTCAAACAAGCCTGATAATTTTGTGAAGATTATAATTAGTGAAATCTTTTCTGATTTTAAGTTTTCGTGGATACAGGGCAAGATGGACGGGTTCCCTAAAAAGCCTGACCCCACTGCTTTGAATTTCATCATGAAGAGCCTTAACGTTAATACAGACGAAACACTTTATATCGGCGACTCAAATATTGATATATTTACGGGGAAAAACGCCAACGTAAAAACCTGCGGTGTACTATGGGGCTTCCGCACAAAAGAAGAGCTTGAAGAAGCAGGTGCGGATTACATCGTTGATTCCCCTCTCGCTGTTCTCGATTTGATAGATTGA
- a CDS encoding hypothetical protein (High confidence in function and specificity) — MAAFCDLFLSFTIYSFLGWVCETIYCSIIFKKFVNRGFLNGPFCPVYGFGAILLLYILKPLPKNALLIFFAGVVITTALEYITACILEKLFHAKWWDYSKNKFNYKGRICLLNSTLFGLLSVALIFFIEPVTVWLINLMSQRVKYVLFALLAMYFIVDTTITVTSIYKLNLRLEALSRAFSAIKEKLDNTDFYNALNIKERLEKLHELLNTDRGRAIYNSIESIRSYIRKLETENHAFQKRIIKAFPSMRSTKYPEVLNIIKEKVLRGKNTASDKSSKEQGTRSK; from the coding sequence ATGGCTGCATTTTGCGATTTATTCCTTAGCTTCACTATCTATAGTTTTCTTGGCTGGGTATGTGAAACGATTTACTGTTCCATCATATTCAAAAAGTTTGTGAACCGCGGTTTTCTGAACGGCCCGTTCTGCCCCGTCTACGGGTTCGGTGCAATTTTATTGCTATACATATTAAAACCGTTACCTAAAAACGCCCTGCTCATCTTTTTCGCTGGAGTTGTGATTACAACAGCACTCGAATACATCACCGCATGTATTCTGGAAAAGCTGTTCCATGCAAAGTGGTGGGACTATTCCAAAAACAAGTTTAACTATAAGGGGCGGATATGCCTGCTGAATTCAACTCTTTTTGGGTTGCTTTCAGTAGCCCTTATATTCTTTATTGAACCTGTTACCGTGTGGCTGATAAACCTGATGTCCCAACGTGTTAAATACGTGCTATTTGCTCTGCTTGCCATGTATTTTATCGTGGACACCACTATAACGGTCACTTCAATATACAAACTGAATCTACGGCTTGAAGCACTCAGCCGTGCGTTTTCCGCCATAAAGGAAAAACTCGACAATACCGATTTTTACAATGCGCTCAATATAAAGGAACGCTTGGAAAAGCTTCATGAATTGCTTAATACAGACAGGGGGCGTGCAATATACAATTCAATCGAGTCCATACGCTCGTATATAAGGAAGCTTGAAACTGAAAACCATGCCTTTCAGAAACGTATTATCAAGGCATTTCCAAGTATGCGCTCAACAAAATATCCAGAAGTGCTGAACATCATTAAAGAGAAAGTCTTAAGAGGCAAAAACACTGCCTCCGACAAATCTTCAAAGGAGCAAGGAACCAGGAGCAAATAA
- a CDS encoding hypothetical protein (Family membership): protein MKKSRRANYADAKKQHRALAFFFTFVFSLIIFGSIAAAFLHFTFPSISEPGKGALNVQADEKSYPISNSFTMIISVRPDFDSEPDELILYRLDAKSKRTVIMPIPLNLEIPVNGEKTSLSTIVKNNSVSEAAKSLSSAISVKIDFTCDIDEQNFLKIFDKLGGLYYSIPQNISLKLTDNSEIKLYKSPRQYLNGAKIYALLAYPSYNGGDYERYQMQSELTKEFIAEKLTEFNLRYNISGFAGIFNYVTTDFSINELIKRTDALIDLSTEKKIEALVPDFKSSPYNSSLVQFSDLKTIQKSFG from the coding sequence GTGAAGAAAAGCAGGCGCGCAAACTATGCTGACGCCAAAAAACAACATAGAGCTTTAGCGTTCTTTTTCACGTTTGTTTTCAGCCTTATTATTTTCGGTTCGATTGCCGCTGCTTTTCTTCATTTTACCTTTCCATCCATCTCAGAGCCCGGCAAGGGTGCACTTAATGTTCAGGCGGACGAAAAATCTTATCCTATCTCAAACAGCTTCACGATGATTATTTCGGTACGCCCCGATTTTGACAGTGAACCAGATGAACTTATACTTTATCGTCTTGATGCAAAAAGCAAACGTACTGTCATTATGCCTATTCCGCTGAATCTTGAAATACCTGTAAACGGTGAGAAAACGTCACTTAGTACCATAGTCAAAAACAACAGCGTGAGTGAAGCTGCGAAGTCTTTGTCTTCTGCCATTTCCGTTAAAATTGATTTTACCTGTGATATAGATGAACAGAATTTCCTTAAAATCTTTGATAAATTAGGCGGTCTCTATTATTCAATTCCCCAGAACATATCACTTAAACTAACTGATAACAGCGAAATAAAGTTATATAAGTCGCCGCGCCAATATCTGAACGGCGCCAAAATATATGCACTGCTGGCCTATCCTTCGTATAATGGCGGCGATTATGAAAGATACCAAATGCAATCAGAGCTTACAAAAGAATTCATCGCTGAAAAGCTTACAGAATTTAACCTTAGATACAACATTTCTGGCTTTGCAGGGATCTTCAATTATGTGACCACCGATTTTTCCATTAACGAGCTTATAAAGCGGACCGACGCACTCATTGACCTTTCCACTGAAAAAAAGATTGAAGCATTGGTTCCCGATTTTAAAAGCAGCCCTTATAACAGCAGCCTTGTGCAGTTCAGTGATTTGAAAACGATACAAAAGAGCTTCGGGTAG
- a CDS encoding hypothetical protein (Family membership), with protein sequence MSGIIGNIVTDIGGKSLDALWKRASVISNNIANNDTPGYKQKYVDFESQLSNALSNNTLSESQLDEIKPVIKEYDGTYGANMNGVDMETQLIELTRNQLQYSYMERSVHESLSMLLSAARGGK encoded by the coding sequence ATGTCAGGGATAATTGGTAATATAGTGACTGATATTGGCGGCAAATCGCTTGATGCTTTATGGAAAAGGGCAAGTGTCATCAGCAATAACATAGCGAACAACGATACACCCGGTTATAAACAGAAATATGTCGATTTTGAAAGCCAGCTGAGCAATGCGTTGAGTAACAATACACTGAGCGAATCCCAGCTGGATGAAATAAAGCCTGTAATTAAGGAATATGACGGAACATACGGCGCGAATATGAACGGCGTCGACATGGAAACCCAATTAATTGAGCTCACACGAAATCAGCTGCAATACAGCTATATGGAGAGAAGCGTTCATGAAAGCTTATCAATGCTGTTATCTGCAGCCCGCGGAGGTAAGTAA
- a CDS encoding flagellar basal-body rod protein FlgC (High confidence in function and specificity) — MFLNSLNISGSGLTAQRLRMDVISQNLANVDTTNGPNGEPYRRKTVTLTERTQTTFSGYLDKLEGQPGGVEVSEIGEDPTDFKLKYDPGNPDADEQGYVHLPNVDTVTEMTDLMEASKSYSANIMAFNAVKGMAVTALEIGK; from the coding sequence ATGTTTTTGAACAGTCTCAACATATCCGGTTCCGGCCTTACGGCACAGCGGCTTCGCATGGATGTTATTTCACAGAATCTTGCGAATGTGGATACCACAAATGGTCCCAACGGTGAACCCTATAGGAGAAAAACAGTTACGCTCACCGAGCGTACTCAGACAACCTTTAGCGGATATTTGGACAAGCTTGAGGGACAGCCAGGCGGTGTTGAGGTAAGCGAAATCGGTGAAGACCCCACGGATTTCAAATTAAAGTATGACCCCGGAAATCCCGACGCTGACGAGCAGGGATATGTTCATCTTCCTAATGTCGACACCGTCACGGAAATGACCGATTTGATGGAGGCTTCAAAATCATATTCTGCAAATATTATGGCCTTTAACGCCGTAAAGGGTATGGCTGTAACGGCACTTGAAATAGGCAAATAA
- a CDS encoding hypothetical protein (Family membership) produces MDIQALSGINSVTPQLVQQASSNKGNDAVSMFSSIYDQLVDNVNKTNAAFEGDIVKAAEGELDNPHQLLIDSAKANISLQLLLSVRNTALEAYNDIMKMSV; encoded by the coding sequence ATGGATATTCAGGCATTATCGGGGATTAATTCTGTAACGCCTCAGTTAGTGCAGCAGGCAAGTTCAAATAAAGGTAACGACGCAGTTTCAATGTTCAGTTCCATTTATGATCAACTGGTAGATAATGTTAATAAGACAAATGCAGCTTTTGAAGGCGATATAGTAAAAGCTGCCGAGGGCGAACTCGATAACCCTCATCAACTGCTGATTGACAGCGCAAAGGCAAATATATCGCTCCAACTTTTATTGAGTGTGAGAAACACTGCACTCGAGGCGTATAACGACATCATGAAAATGTCAGTGTAA
- a CDS encoding flagellar M-ring protein FliF (High confidence in function and specificity), whose amino-acid sequence MDEKIKQIAQKISDFWKALDKKKKIIIISAASAVVIILIVVVTALNTTKYELLTSGLTEKEASQVYNAISAQKIPVKIEGTNIYVQKGTADKMRMMLAEQGLPEGDLTYDIYSSGTNFAETDKDKEIKQLQQIQNRLQDTIETIPGVKQAIVNIAKSNEGTYVLETDKVPTTASVKLTLEEGTTLTKKQINGIVQLVKNSVAGLTAENITVADSDGTQLNTDNNGLDDTSEQMLLKSRYESAVKDKLSQMLEKVFGDDNFNVAVNADIDFSTKSTVTTSYTSGVVAYTTRSSETTYSGSSLATGTAGVSGAQPAYPNAGVSGVSQFSNKANETSSMLVGSVQEQIQKKGGQLSKLTVAVILNSRNPAAASVDTEELRQQIANAAGTTIENVSVGQMSFSSASVPENAARGWPLPLNANNLLLYIIIFGVLIILIGTTLLFILLSRRRKRREEEEQEALEQAQAEAMEALQDEKAQPIKSIEETIEESQNNSVKREIENFTDKKPELVAQILKNWLKD is encoded by the coding sequence ATGGATGAAAAAATTAAGCAGATTGCCCAGAAGATAAGCGATTTTTGGAAAGCACTCGATAAAAAGAAAAAGATAATAATAATCAGCGCTGCCTCTGCTGTGGTAATCATTTTGATTGTGGTTGTAACGGCTCTGAATACAACTAAGTATGAGCTGCTTACCAGTGGCCTCACTGAAAAAGAAGCGAGTCAGGTCTATAATGCTATATCAGCACAGAAAATCCCTGTTAAAATAGAAGGTACAAATATATATGTACAAAAGGGTACTGCGGACAAGATGCGTATGATGCTCGCCGAGCAGGGATTGCCTGAAGGCGACCTTACTTATGACATATATTCAAGCGGTACCAATTTTGCTGAAACAGATAAAGACAAAGAGATAAAGCAGTTGCAGCAGATTCAGAATAGACTTCAGGACACGATTGAAACAATCCCCGGAGTAAAACAGGCAATAGTAAATATTGCAAAAAGCAACGAAGGTACATATGTCCTCGAAACGGATAAAGTGCCGACGACTGCCAGTGTCAAGCTGACTCTTGAAGAGGGAACCACACTTACGAAAAAGCAAATAAACGGCATTGTTCAGCTTGTAAAGAATAGTGTCGCCGGGCTTACAGCGGAAAATATAACTGTTGCTGACAGTGATGGAACACAACTCAATACAGACAACAATGGATTGGATGATACTTCTGAGCAGATGCTTTTAAAGAGCCGCTATGAATCGGCAGTTAAGGACAAACTTTCGCAGATGCTCGAAAAGGTTTTCGGCGACGACAATTTTAATGTTGCAGTAAACGCCGACATTGACTTCAGCACAAAGAGCACAGTGACGACAAGTTATACGAGCGGTGTAGTCGCATATACGACAAGAAGCAGTGAAACTACATACAGTGGCAGCAGTCTCGCGACAGGAACTGCCGGAGTATCTGGTGCTCAGCCGGCATACCCGAATGCGGGCGTGTCAGGTGTTTCTCAGTTTAGCAACAAAGCTAACGAAACCTCAAGTATGCTTGTTGGCAGTGTGCAAGAACAGATACAGAAAAAAGGCGGACAATTGTCAAAATTAACAGTTGCCGTTATTCTCAATAGCCGCAACCCTGCGGCAGCCAGTGTTGACACTGAGGAATTACGCCAGCAGATTGCCAATGCAGCTGGTACTACTATAGAAAATGTAAGTGTTGGTCAAATGAGTTTTTCAAGTGCTTCAGTACCGGAAAACGCGGCGCGCGGTTGGCCTTTGCCGCTTAACGCGAATAACTTGCTGCTCTATATCATCATTTTTGGTGTTTTAATCATATTAATCGGTACAACTTTGTTGTTCATTCTGCTTTCAAGACGTAGAAAGCGCCGTGAGGAAGAAGAGCAAGAAGCCTTGGAGCAGGCACAGGCTGAAGCTATGGAGGCTTTGCAAGATGAAAAGGCCCAGCCTATTAAGAGTATAGAAGAGACCATTGAAGAGTCTCAAAACAACAGTGTCAAGCGTGAAATCGAGAACTTCACCGATAAAAAGCCTGAACTTGTTGCGCAAATACTCAAGAATTGGCTGAAAGATTAA
- the fliG gene encoding Flagellar motor switch protein FliG (High confidence in function and specificity), with protein MPKSEQKLSNKTKAALVIISLGPEKAAKLYHYLKDEEVEQLTVEVASIQRVDSQKIDEALNEFYELCMAQNYISEGGIDYARQVLENAFGTKKAMMLISRITDTLHAHSFEFLKKADPKHLLSFIQYEHPQTIALILLYTTPEQAAAILSELPRDKQIDVAQRIATMDRTSPEIVKEVENILEKKLSSVVTSNLTEIGGVKSIAEILNRVDRSTEKYILDELSKTNPDLEEEIKRRLFVFEDIVYLDSRSIQRFLRDINIKDLVVALKGANKEVTDLIMSNMTKRMQDTIKEEIEFLGPVRLSEVEEAQQKIVQTIRRLEEANEIVINRGGKDEILV; from the coding sequence TTGCCGAAATCTGAACAAAAATTATCAAATAAGACTAAGGCAGCCCTTGTCATCATATCACTTGGCCCAGAAAAGGCGGCAAAGCTGTACCACTACTTAAAAGATGAAGAAGTTGAGCAGCTTACCGTTGAAGTTGCTTCAATACAAAGGGTGGATTCGCAGAAAATAGATGAAGCCCTCAACGAATTTTATGAGCTGTGCATGGCCCAGAACTATATTTCAGAGGGCGGCATTGATTATGCACGTCAGGTTCTTGAAAACGCTTTCGGTACAAAGAAAGCAATGATGCTCATAAGCCGAATTACGGATACACTGCATGCCCATTCCTTTGAATTTTTGAAAAAGGCCGATCCGAAGCACTTGCTTTCTTTCATTCAGTATGAGCATCCCCAGACCATAGCTCTGATATTGCTTTATACGACACCAGAGCAGGCGGCTGCTATCCTTTCCGAGCTTCCGCGCGACAAGCAGATTGATGTTGCGCAGCGCATTGCGACGATGGATAGGACGTCTCCTGAGATAGTCAAAGAAGTCGAGAACATACTCGAAAAGAAACTTTCGTCGGTTGTTACAAGCAATCTGACGGAAATCGGCGGCGTCAAGTCTATTGCAGAAATACTCAACCGCGTCGACCGGTCAACAGAAAAATATATCCTTGATGAACTCAGCAAGACCAATCCTGACCTTGAAGAAGAGATCAAGCGCAGATTGTTCGTATTTGAAGATATTGTTTACCTTGACTCTCGTTCAATTCAGCGTTTCCTGCGGGATATCAATATCAAAGATCTTGTTGTTGCACTCAAAGGTGCAAACAAGGAAGTCACAGATCTTATCATGAGCAATATGACAAAACGTATGCAGGATACCATTAAGGAAGAAATAGAATTCCTCGGACCTGTGCGTTTGAGCGAGGTCGAAGAGGCACAGCAGAAGATTGTGCAGACCATAAGGCGGCTTGAAGAAGCCAATGAAATTGTCATCAATCGCGGCGGAAAGGATGAGATCCTTGTCTGA